tcaactatttattttattaaggcACCTCCAAAACTTTGTTTCTACACATCTAGTGCTGTCAAAATAGGTTAGATATCGCGGACCAACCCATTCACCACAGGTTTGGGCtgggttgagtttgaaaaaaatgtaacatttttATACGGAACAATTTTCAACCCGACTTACTTGAAATCTGGCTCACCCTGGTTGAACCTATCTCATCCAatttgaacccgtggtgagcctgattggctcaccaacccacctaatttagtttaattatttattattttgttttccaaTATTACTAGTTAACacttttttattgtattgtaaatggGGATAAAGAAGACGTTTctagagagaaaaatattatggatttatccattcaaaactctaatcttataaatggataagtgacacaaaaatgatcaatattagaaacttatttgtttgtcttttgtGCTTGCTTTTATATTACATTTGGATTGTAGagtacttttttatattaactagtCTTTTGGAGTTTAATACCATAgcgaaatttatttagatttgaattacaaaaaaattgtaattttttttggagTTGAAAAAAATACTTGTAGTTAAATGAGCTAGTGAGTCAATCCGTTTAACCCATCAACCCGTGGTAGGCTAACCAAATTCGAATTTTTCActtgctaataagtgagtcAGGTTAGGTTAAGTCACGAAGTGACCAAACTATGATGTGTCAGGCCAGATTGAGACAAATTATtcgttttgacaacactaacacatccataaaattttgtttttatattgtataatttGGAATTCATTTTCGAAAGTTAAAAATGACCTCCAAAAAAATGatagttatattttttgtaaacacaaatcttttattcatataattttatttttcaaagtttcatagtaaatattatatatatatatatatatatatatatatatatatatatatatatatatataaaatgagttccccttgtatatatatttttatttctaagtttttttttgtcaatgtttACTAATTTTACTATCTAAGtgacttattttttaaaatttaattaattttttagtttaaaactttttataatttaatcatatttttaaagaaatataataaaatattacatcaaaataaataaaaatgatgaaatatttatattctcttttataattataattttattatttttggttcttcagaaaagaaaaaataaatacacgTATAGCATTCGTGTTTTCACTAGTCTataatatatactattatataaaaatattcccACTTTTAggtgtatatattttatttccaatattacctttcaattattttaccaattttagTCATTAAgtgatattttcttaatttattcatttttgtcAATCTgtgttatgagaaaagaaatgataggaattgtatttcttattccataagaagagagtacaattttacatgtatataattgtttgaaacaatatataaacggaatataaatataaaaatagaatataaatatatgaagataaatgcacagatatgaacggaaaataaattaaatccaatatccCCTCAAGTTGTaacatatatatccttaatgctcagcttggacaacaaagattgaaattgtgctggatgcaaagctttagtatgaatgtctgCAAGTTGTGCTGAAGTAGGAATGGACAGGAGCTTAATTACACCAGCTTGAACTTTATCTCTTATGAGATGACAATCAATTGCAATATGCTTTGTTCTTTCATGCATGGCTGGATTTTGTGCAATTTGTATAGCAGATTGATTGTGACAAAACAGAGAAACTGGTTGTGGTAGAGGTTGTTTCAAATCATGGAGCAAAtacagaagccattgaatttcacatgttgtggaagctaaagctctatattctgcttcggtTGATGATCTAGATATAGTACCTTGCTTCTTGGATTTCCAGCTAATTAATGATGCACCATAGAACACATTAAAACCAGTCACAGACCTTCTAGTGTCAGGGCAAGCAGCCCAATCAGAATCACTAAAAGCCTTGAGAGCATGTTCTGTGTTGGAGGGAAAGAATAATCCTTGTCCTGGattgttcttgatatatctCAGGATTCTTATTGCTGCTGCATAGTGATcttccaaaggattggaaagaaattGACTGAGAGTACTAACAGCGAAACATAAATCTGGTCTTGTGTTGGTTAGATATAGTAACCTGCCAAGAAGTCTTCTATAGGCCTGCACATCTGAATAGGGTAATTAAATTGTCCTTAAtagtttaattattgttttaaaactaACATAACTATTATCCTTATGACAATTTAATTGTTTAAGTAATCGTTTCTTAATATTGCTATTTTTTCAtttgactatttttttaaattagcttttttaattagaataattatctataataaaattataaaaattatttatatttaattttataattataataataatagttttatatttttttgttataaatacaAATGAAGATGAATGGACGTAACACATGCATTTTTACTAGTATATTATATAAAGAGATTATCAATAttcatatatacattttattttcaattttactctttaaatatttttcaaataaaaataattattttatcaattttatttgcagttttttttaagaaaatattaagtattctttaaactaaaataactatttataataaaaaaattatcttaagaAAGACTAGAGTTAcctataataaaatgttaaaaaagtatttaaaatcacttttataattataataataacaatttcataatattttgttatcatACAAAATATAACACACAACACGTATGGTTTCACTGGTTTATACTACAAAAATGATTTATCATTTtgatatatacattttttttaagtttaccCTTTAGTAAATTACGGTTTACcaattttactatttaagttactatttttgaaattgaaccgtgtttattaattcaatttttttaaaatttaatcatttttaaactaaattttctaTCTATGGTAAAATATtgtgtataaataaataaaaaatatctagaataaaattgtaaagttatttataattatttttatatttataattttattattttatgttatcataaaaaaacaaacgCACATGTTgtcaatattatataaaagaggattttctccttttttgtgtatgcttttttatttcaatttttctaatcattattttaaactaaaatagttacatttttatttttactttttaaataactgctaatttaaatttcattattttataaattaaaattaatgttatactattttatcattttaataaaaaattatttaataataacaaattatacaaattatttattttttgtaattatttttaataaaaactattttatagtgcaataaatttttactagaataaaagaaatggaCACTCTATCACGTGTGTTTTTCCTTTAAGgttataaaaatacaattactAATAATTTCTGACAAAAAAATAGCTTTGAAATTTGATACAATACAACCCAAATCCAGTTTGTTTCATTATCCCTTTGTAACCAAATATGTCCTTACATAGCTTGTCAATCTCCTCTTGGATGAGTCAAAACTATGGTTAAAAATATGGTTATTTCACAACATAATCCCTCACATATTGCgtgttaatttgtttttcatcaACCGCGTTTTACAAGAACAACTCCTGAACAAATTTCTACCGTTGGATTGAAAACCCCATTTGATGATCTTTTTCACAACTCATGAAGAAGAAAACTAGAAGGTCAACCCATTCCCAAACAAAACCCCTCCTCCCATAAAAAGTTAAACCTAATTgttgaagatgaaaaagaagaaacattGATTTTGCCTTTCACCTGTTTGATCAAATTCCACACCTTGTGCTGAGAAAGAAACAAATGTCTGTGACACCTGATCGCAGTTACGGACGCACGTTGATATGGATCATTGCGATTATTTTGTTTACGTGTGTCCTCGTTGGAGGAGGGTGCCTTACAGAGTACATGGTTCTCCCTGAGTCAAAAGTTCCATCTTGGATCCTCGTTTTAGGGTTCTTCTTGCTTTCTTTGCCGTGGGTCTTTTGGTTACTCACCTTCTTGTACCAAATTTTCTCACGCTGTTGTGGATGTAGAAttggttttgatgttgaaagaGAAGGATTAAAAGTTGGTGGCGGTGATCGTGGCAGTGGTGGTGGTGCAACTGCTACCGTAGATGATCCAAATGTTAAACCAAATGCTAATGGTATAGATAGGACTCTATCTGTTCTATCTGTTGCTTCACACGAGAGTCAAATGCCATTGGCAAAATCAATGGTCTCGTGATCAAATTCTGATGGCTGGGTTCATGCACAcccatttctttcatttgaaataattgtttgtTATCAGGTGGTGTAGTACTAAGTTGAATTCAAGAAGCAAATTTATCTCGGATCATTTATGTAActgcaaaatattataaacatagATAAGTCATAAAAAAGTTGCTGTGTTTTCTAAACaccattttaaacttaaaaataaagtagtattttaaataatttttattattataaaagttgtGTACACTATCAACTAactctttcatttttgtttttagtttttttacgTATAcaggaaaaaaatcaaaagcatTTTACGTGTATATaggtaaaaattttaaaaattacgcATTTAGGCAAGTTGTGAGGTTCAGATGACTTCAAAAGAAGAAGTCGTGCTCCCTACACGACTTCACCTTGACACAGTGATCAAAGGTGAAGTCATGCACTCCCAAAACGATTTTAGGCCCtgaaaatcaattatcatgctttgtaatcgattacacggTGCTAAACTTGTGCAGGGAAAGTACGAGTtcacttgtaatcgattacaccctTCCCATAATCGATTTCCAGCAGTGTAAATGGACAAAAACTCTCTGATAACCAATTACAGTAGgattgtaattgattaccaaccgtataattcaagaaaaactctttagtaatcgattacaggtcTCTGGTGATTACCAGAGGGTATTAATGCTAAAAGAAAGAGTTTGTTGGCATACTTATTTACCATGtatgttattattgtttaattattgtaaagGCATTCATGACATTGAcatgtactttttttttaccatGAATTCATTGTTTTAggataaatagaaataaaaagcataaaacaaagtcataaataaaaaaaaatataaactattttattaaataaaaaattcagaacaaaaacctaaaaataaaaataaaagacaataccattaaattaaaatctatGAAGAAGATCTCCTTGTGGGCcaaaatgatgatgaagataCTCTATGTCTTGCTCAAGATGTCCAACTCGAGC
This Vigna angularis cultivar LongXiaoDou No.4 chromosome 4, ASM1680809v1, whole genome shotgun sequence DNA region includes the following protein-coding sequences:
- the LOC108330372 gene encoding uncharacterized protein LOC108330372, whose amino-acid sequence is MSVTPDRSYGRTLIWIIAIILFTCVLVGGGCLTEYMVLPESKVPSWILVLGFFLLSLPWVFWLLTFLYQIFSRCCGCRIGFDVEREGLKVGGGDRGSGGGATATVDDPNVKPNANGIDRTLSVLSVASHESQMPLAKSMVS